In Excalfactoria chinensis isolate bCotChi1 chromosome 3, bCotChi1.hap2, whole genome shotgun sequence, one DNA window encodes the following:
- the GPCPD1 gene encoding glycerophosphocholine phosphodiesterase GPCPD1 isoform X3, protein MTIDDGYFGIHNGIETVDSGWLTCQTEIRLRLHYSEKSPVMISKKKFKTSRFRVKLTLEGLEKDDDDEEGQEKTSPTVPQKMANNVEFSLISNNEYKCRHSQPDCGYALQSDRWLEYTIQTMEPDNLELIFDFFEEDLSEKVVQDDEHPGHVGSACLLSSTIAESGKSAGILTLAIMGRNPRKTIGKVRVDYIIIKPIQGYTCDMKASYAKYWKPRTTLDVGHRGAGNSTTTAKLAKVQENTIASLRNAASHGAAYVEFDVHLSKDHVPIVYHDLTCCMAMKKKLDTEPLELFEIAVKELTFDQLQLLKLAHVTALKVKDHNASFKEEENSAYETQPFPSLQRVLESVSEDVGFNIEIKWICQQRDGQWDGNLSTYFDMNLFLDIILKTVLMNAGRRRIVFSSFNADICTMVRHKQNKYPVLFLTQGESKLYPELMDLRSRTTPIAITFAQFENLLGVNVHSEDLLRNPSYIKRAISKGLVIFSWGDDANDPDNRKKLKEYGVHGLIYDRIYDSNPEQPNIFQVEQLERLKKELPELKSCVCPTVSHFKSISPCKCHHSCLEEKAVDNLQSVQMQKD, encoded by the exons AGTGAAGTTGACTCTGGAAGGCCTGGagaaagatgatgatgatgaagaggGCCAAGAAAAAACATCTCCTACTGTTCCTCAGAAGATGGCAAATAATGTGGAGTTCTCCTTAATAAGCAACAACGAATATAAATGCCGACACTCTCAGCCAGACTGTGGCTATGCTTTGCAGTCAGATCGATGGCTAGAATACACCATACAAACCATGGAGCCTGATAACTTGGAATTAATCTTTGATTTTTTTGAG gaagaTTTAAGTGAGAAAGTAGTGCAAGATGATGAGCACCCAGGTCATGTGGGTTCTGCCTGCCTCCTTTCATCCACAATTGCAGAATCTGGAAAGAGTGCTGGAATTCTTACGCTTGCTATTATGGGCAGGAATCCAAGGAAGACTATTGGAAAAGTTCGAG tgGACTATATAATAATTAAGCCAATCCAAGGATACACTTGTGATATGAAGGCCTCATATGCAAAATACTGGAAACCAAGAACAACTCTCGATGTCGGACACAGGGGAGCTGGAAATTCTACAACGACAGCTAA acttGCTAAGGTTCAGGAGAACACTATTGCTTCTCTGAGGAATGCTGCTAGTCAC GGAGCAGCATATGTGGAATTTGACGTACATCTTTCTAAAGACCACGTGCCTATTGTATACCATGATCTCACTTGTTGCATGGCCATGAAGAAG AAACTGGATACGGAGCCTTTGGAGCTGTTTGAGATTGCAGTTAAAGAGCTCACATTTGATCAGCTGCAGTTGCTGAAG CTGGCTCATGTGACTGCCTTGAAAGTAAAAGATCACAATG catcctttaaagaagaagaaaactctgCTTATGAGACCCAGccatttccttctctgcagaga gttCTGGAGTCAGTTTCAGAAGATGTTGGGTTcaacatagaaataaaatggatCTGCCAACAAAGG GATGGACAGTGGGATGGCAACTTGTCAACTTACTTTGATATGAACCTCTTTTTAGATATTAttctgaaaactgttctgatgaatgctgggaggaggagaattgtgttttcttcttttaacgCAGATATTTGTACAAT gGTTCGACACAAGCAAAATAAGTATCCCGTGTTATTTCTCACCCAAGGAGAATCTAAACTCTATCCTGAGCTCATGGATCTTAGATCTCGTACAACTCCGATTGCCATTACTTTTGCTCAGTTTGAAAACTTGCTG GGAGTCAACGTGCACTCTGAAGACCTGCTGAGGAACCCGTCGTATATTAAAAGAGCCATATCTAAAGGCTTAGTTATTTTCTCGTGGGGGGATGATGCGAATGATCCAGATAACaggaagaagctgaaagaaTATGGTGTTCACGGGCTAATATATGACAG GATCTACGACTCAAATCCCGAACAACCAAATATATTCCAGGTAGAGCAACTGGAACGTCTAAAGAAGGAATTACCAGAGttgaagagctgtgtgtgtcccACTGTTAGCCACTTCAAGTCCATATCTCCATGTAAATGTCACCATAGTTGCTTGGAAGAGAAAGCTGTAGATAACTTGCAGAGTGTTCAAATGCAAAAGGACTGA